The DNA segment GCTGCCGGAATCCAGCACGCCGTGGTGCAGGAATGCGCCGCCAGTCTTGGTGGTGTCACGGACGTCGAAACGCGCGTTGCCCGCCTGCAGGAAACCGCAGTCGCCGATCTGGCCGCCGGATTCAGCGTAGAACGGCGTCTGATTCAGCACGATCACCGCCTCTTCGCCTTCACTCAAGACGTCGACCGACTGGCCATCTTTATAGATAGCGACGATTTTTGCCGAACCGCTGGTGTCGGTGTAACCGGTGAACTCGGTGGCCACATCAACCTTGACCAGCGTGTTGTAGTCCAGACCGAACGAGCTGGCCGAACGCGCACGCACACGCTGGGCTTCCATCTCACGCTCGAAGCCGACTTCGTCGACCGTCAGGCCGCGCTCGCGAGCGATGTCGGCGGTCAGGTCCATCGGGAAACCGTAGGTGTCGTAGAGTTTGAACACCACGTCGCCCGGCACCACGGTGCCTTTGAGTTCCAGCAGATCCTGCTCGAGGATCTTCAGGCCGTGCTCCAGGGTCTTGGAGAACTGTTCTTCTTCGGCCTTGAGTACGCGCTCGATGTTGCTCTGCTGCTTCTGCAGTTCCGGGAAGGCTTCGCCCATCTCGGCGACCAGCGCCGCCACGATCTTGTAGAAGAAGCTGCCGGTGGCGCCCAGCTTGTTGCCGTGACGGCAGGCGCGACGAATGATCCGGCGCAGCACGTAGCCGCGGCCTTCGTTGGACGGCAGCACGCCGTCGGCGATCAGGAAACCGCACGAACGGATGTGGTCGGACACCACTTTCAGCGACGACTGATCGCCATTTTCGCAGCCGATGGCATCAGCCGAGGCCTTCAGCAGGTTCTTGAACAGGTCGATGTCGTAGTTGGAATTGACGTGCTGCATCACCGCACTGATCCGCTCCAGGCCCATGCCGGTGTCGACCGACGGTGCTGGCAACGGATGCAACACGCCATCGGCGGTGCGGTTGAACTGCATGAACACGTTGTTCCAGATCTCGATGTAACGGTCGCCGTCTTCTTCCGGCGAACCCGGTGGGCCGCCCCAGATGTGGTCGCCGTGATCGTAGAAAATCTCGGTGCATGGGCCGCACGGGCCGGTATCGCCCATGGTCCAGAAGTTGTCGGAGGCGTAAGGCGCGCCTTTGTTGTCGCCGATACGGATCATGCGCTCGACCGGCACGCCGATCTGCTTGGTCCAGATGTCATACGCTTCGTCGTCGGAGGCGTAGACGGTGACCCAGAGTTTTTCCTTCGGCAGTTTCAGGACGCCGGTCAGGAAGGTCCAGGCGAAGGTAATCGCGTCGTGCTTGAAATAGTCACCGAAGCTGAAGTTACCGAGCATTTCGAAGAATGTGTGGTGACGAGCGGTATAACCGACGTTTTCCAGGTCGCTGTTCTTGCCACCGGCACGCACGCACTTCTGGCTGCTGGTTGCGCGGGTGTACGCGCGCTTTTCCTGGCCCAGGAAGCAGTCCTTGAACTGGTTCATCCCCGCGTTGGTGAACAGCAGGGTTGGGTCGTTGCCCGGAATCAAAGAGCTGGAGGCTACACGGGTGTGGCCTTGCTCTTCGAAGAAGCGAAGGAAGGCTTCACGGATTTCTGCGCTTTTCATTAGGTTCTTCCACGGAGGCTGCGGCCAAAGGCCTGTACGAAACGTCAACAGACGAAACGACGGCAAAGGGCCGCATTATATCGGCCCTTCGCGTGGGGTACAGCGTGTTTATACGATAGTAACGGTCAATTGGGCGGCTAACGCTGTCACTTGCGCGAAAACTCGACGAATGTCGCGATCACTTGCTCGATTTGCGAGCGACTGACGTCCATGTGCGTGACCATGCGCAAGCGCGCCGCGGCGCTCAACTTGATCCCGCGTTCGGCGGCAAACGCCTTGAGCGCTTCAGCCTGATCGCCCATTTGCACGTAAACCATGTTGGTCTGCACCGGCTCGACGCTGAACCCGGCCTCGCGCAAGCCTTCGGCCAAAAACTGTGCGTTGGCATGGTCATCCGCCAAGCGCTCGATATTGTGATCCAGCGCATACAGCCCCGCCGCCGCGAGCAACCCGGCCTGACGCATGCCGCCGCCAACCATTTTGCGCAGACGCCGGGCCTTGCCGATCAGTTGCTCAGTGCCACACAGCACCGAACCGACCGGCGCGCCGAGGCCCTTGGACAGGCACACCGACACCGAATCGAAATGCCGAGTGATTTCCCGGGCATCCACCCCGAGCTTGACCGCCGCGTTGTACAGCCGCGCGCCGTCCAGGTGCAACTGCAACCCATGGTCCTGAGTGAATTGGCGCGCCCGGGCCAGATACTCCAGCGGCAGCACCTTGCCTTGCATGGTGTTTTCCAGCGCCAGCAGACGGGTACGGGCGAAGTGAAAGTCGTCCGGCTTGATCGCTGCCGCCACGTGAGCCAGATCCAGCGAACCGTCGGCCTGCACTTCCAGCGGCTGCGGCTGGATCGAACCGAGCACCGCCGCGCCACCGCCCTCGTACTTGTAGGTGTGCGCCTGCTGGCCGACGATGTATTCGTCGCCACGTTCGCAGTGCGCCATCAGGCCCAGCAGATTGCTCATGGTGCCGGTTGGCACGAACAGCGCGGCGGCGAAGCCCAGGCGTTTTGCCAGTTCCGCCTCCAGACGATTGACCGTCGGATCTTCGCCGTACACATCGTCACCTGTAGCCGCCGCAGTCATCGCGTCGAGCATGGCAGGAGTCGGTTGGGTGACGGTGTCGCTGCGAAGATCGATAACGCTCATGAACCTGGCCTCTGGTCAGCAGGGGAAATCCCTTTTCGAAGGTGAATTACTGCGGTCATGGCGCCGATTAATCAACCCTTGAGTGAGAAAAAGCACATTACTTATTGAAAGGACGCAAACCTATGTGGGAGCGGGCTTGCTCGCGAAAGCGGTGTGTCAACCAGTCAATTTGCTGACTGACACACCGCCTTCGTCGGAACGCCGCCCGGAGCAAGCCCGCTCCCACAGGTTCTGTGCAAGGCCGGAAAATCTGTGATAAAAACGCTGCGCCGCCCGAGAAAGGGCGGCAAAAACGTTCTCAGGGCGGGGTGTAATTCCCCACCGGCGGTAATTGCGCGCAATGCGCATAGCCCGCGAGCGCTTGGCGACGACACGGCATTGGCGGTGATCGGCGGCAAGGTCAGCAGACCCGGTGTGATTCCGGGGCCGACGGTCATAGTCCGGATGAAGAGAGAACGGGATTGACGCCAAAGGGCCGCCCGCGCGCTTGTGTGCTCGTGCGTACCCTTGAATCCCTTTCGATTCATAACGCCCTGTTTTTCACACAAACAGGAGTCAGAACATGCAACCCACCGCTATCGACAGCAAAACCAAACACCCTCACGGCGAGCGCGTTGCGTTCATCCAGGCCTGCTGGCACAAGGAAATCGTCGACCAGAGCCGAAAAGGCTTCGTCGCCGAAATGCTGGCCCAGGGTTATCAGGAATCGGACATCGACTTTTTCGAAGTCGGCGGCGCCTTTGAAATGCCTCTGCACGCCAAGTTGCTGGCCAAGACCGGTCGCTATGCCGGCATCGTCGCGGCGGCGCTGGTCGTGGACGGCGGCATCTACCGTCACGAATTCGTTGCCCAGTCAGTGGTCAGCGGCCTGATGCAGGTGCAACTGGAAACCGAAGTGCCAGTGTTCTCGGTGTCCCTGACCCCGCATCACTTCCATGCCGGTGAAGAACATCAGAAATTCTTCTTCGAGCACTTCGTGCACAAGGGTCAGGAAGCGGCGCGGACTTGCGCGGATACGCTGCAGAAGGTTCGTGCGCTGCGTCGCACAGAGCCGCGTGCGGTCGCCGTCTGATAGACCATGAGTGAGGCTTTTGGTCTCACTCATTCCCCTGTGGGAGCGAGCTTGCTCGCGAAAGCGGACTGACAGCCAACTCAAATGTTGAATGCCAGATTGCATTCGCGAGCAAGCTCGCTCCCACAGGGTTATATATCAGACCGGAAATTGGGTCAGGCGAGATGTTCGTCGGTGGCCGGCACGATCAGGATGCCGGCACGCAAGCCGTTCTTGACCTTGGGATTGGGGAAGATGATCCGCGCGCCCTCCTCCTCGATGATCCAGCGGGTATTGGCCAGATCTTCGGCCAGCACATAACCCACATCCAGTTCGGAAAAGTTTTCGATGTCCGCCGGCAGGTTCAGGCGGAACGCATCGCTGTGCTTGATGATTTCCCGGGCGACGCTGAACAGCTGCAAACCGTCCAGGCCTTCTTCAGCCAGATCCGGCTCATTGCCTTCGATGATCTGCTTCAGGCGGGTTTCCAGACGTGAAACATCCACCCCTTCGTTCTGCCCGAACGGCCGCGCCTTGCCCAGCTCCAGGGTGAAGGACTCGGCCCCAAGCTTGTCGTAGGTGTAGGAGCTGAACACGATCGACGGCTTGTTCTGCAGCAACACCGCTTCCATCCCGGCAGCGCGCAGGCGCGCCAGTTCGCGGCGCGAATGCTGGCGACCTTCCTTCCACGGATACAGCGCGAACTGCTCGATCTTCGAACCACGAATGGCGGTATGCAGGTCGTAGTGCAGACGCTGACGATCCGCCAGGCTGAAGAAACTTGCCGCCAGCCGTTCCAGCTCGCAGGCGCGGATGGCTTCGGAACCGCTGGTTTGTTCATGCCGGCCGTTGAACAGCCGATTGACGTCCTGCTCGACGAAGCGCTCGCCTTTGCGAATCGCTTCCGGGTTGCCGAACAGGAACAGAATGCGTGCACGCGGCTTCAGATCGCCGCGAGCGATGTCATGCAGCAGCCGATCGAGCAACTCGATCGGCGCTGTTTCATTGCCGTGGATGCCTGCCGACAGCAGCAGGTCCAGGCCATTGTCGCGCGCTTCGGGTGGCCGGACTTCCAGCGCCCCCTCGCTCAACCAGCGCATGCGCACGCCTTCGACAGTCAGTTGAGTCTTCTCCGCCGGTTCGCGGCCGGCGAGGGTCAGTTCAAGCAGTTTGCCGAGGGCGAGCATAGAGCGGTTTCCTTAGTGGTCGTGGTTGCAATCCGGGCCGTGCACATGTTCCTCGTCATCGCCGAGGTCAGCCGGTTCCATTTCCAATTGCAGACTTACCAGATTAGTTGCCAATGGGCGCAGCAGCAGGTTGGCGTACTCTTCGTCACCTTCCTCGACGTCCACGCCGATCAGCAGTTGGCCACGGCCGTCCTGCTGGATCCACAGCTCTTTGCCTTGCCACATGACCGCGACGCGGGTGCACGAGGTTTGCAGTTGCGTGCCGTCGGTGTCTTCAAGGATCAGCTGCAGGGAATCGCTCATGTTTTTACTCTCTTGGGTAGACAAGCCGCGCGCCGCGTTCAGGCGACGCGCCGGCCATCAATTAATCTGGAATGGATAAACCGCGCCCAGTTTAAGGATTTGCGTCAGTTCATCCAGTGCCGTCCGGCATTCAAGCAGCAACTGCGGGTCCGCCAGATCGGTTTCGCTCAGGCGGTCGCGGTAGTGCTTTTCAACCCATGCGGTCAACGAACCGTACAACGGGGCCGTCATGATAACCCCTGGATTGACGGCCGCCAGCTCGGTTTCGTTGAGCGCGACGCGCAGTCGCAGGCACGCCGGGCCACCGCCGTTCTGCATGCTTTGCTTGAGGTCGAAGACTTTCACTTCGCGGATCAGGCCGCCGGAGCTGGTCAGCCCTTGCAGGTAGTTCCACACGCGCTCGTTGCCCCGGCACTCTTCCGGCACGATCAGCAGCATCGAACCGTCAGGACGCGACAGCAACTGACTGTTGAACAGGTAGGAGCGCACCGCGTCGTCGACGGTGACCGCCGAACGCGGCACACAGATCGACTGGAACTTGCCGCCGACCTTGGCCAGTTTGCCCTGCAACTCGGCCAGCATCTGCTCGGTGTCGAGGAACGCATCCTCGTGATAGAACAGCACCTCGCCGTTACCCACCGCGATCACGTCGTTGTGGAATACGCCCTGGTCGATCACCGCCGGGTTCTGCTGCGCGTAAACCACGCCTTCGTCACGCAGACCGTGCAGACGCGCCACCGCTTGCGAGGCTTCCAGAGTCTGGCGCGCCGGGTACTTCTGTGGCGCCGGGTAACGGGTGTCGAACGCGCTGCGACCGAACACGAAGAACTCGACACCAGCCTCGCCGTATTCACGGCAGAAACGCGTGTGGTTGGCCGCACCTTCGTCACCGAACTGCGCAACGGCTGGCAGTGCGGCGTGATGGGCGAAGTGCTGCTGATCGGCGAACATCGCGCCGAGCACGCGGCTGGTGGTCGGGTGTTCGATGCTGCGGTGGTATTTGCAGTTCAGGTTGGCGGCGGTGAAGTGCACGCGGCCGTCAGCGGTGTCGGCACTCGGGCTGACGGTAGCGGCGTTGGCCACCCACATGCTCGATGCCGAGCAACTGGCGACCAGCAACGGCATGGCTTCTTTCGCGGCGCGCTCGATCACTTGCGCGTCGCTGCCGCTGAAACCCAGACGGCGCAAAGCGGCCACGTCCGGACGCTCCTGCGGCGCCAGCACGCCTTGTTGAAAGCCCATTTCCATCAGCGCTTTCATCTTCGCCAGGCCTTGCAGCGCCGCTTCCTTCGGATTCGAAGATTGCTGGCTGTTGCTCTGGGACGCAACGTTGCCGTAGGACAGACCGCCGTAGTTATGGGTCGGCCCCACTAGACCGTCAAAATTGACTTCATAGGATTTCATCAGCGAGGCTCCACGAGAATCTGTTGTTATAGGCTTCAGTAACTATTCTTTGAGACCGCGGCGCGGCCATCGCTGGCAAGCCAGCTCCCACAGTGATCGCGTCGGACACAAAATGTGTGAACGCCTGCGATCCTGTGGGAGCTGGCTTGCCAGCGATTGGCATCACACCATTTTCACGCCAGGCGTCAGGGCCGCCGGCAGCGTCAGGCTCGGGGTTTCCAGCGACGCCACCGGGTACGCGCAGTAATCTGCGGCGTAGTAGGCGCTGGCGCGATGGTTGCCCGAAGCCCCGACACCGCCAAACGGCGCGCTGCTCGCCGCACCGGTCAGTTGCTTGTTCCAGTTGACGATGCCGGCGCGGCTTTCCAGCCAGAACTGCTGATAACGCGCCTCGGAATCTGACAGCAACCCCGCCGCCAGACCATAAGCGGTATCGTTGGCCTCAGCGATCGCCGCAGCAAAATCGGCGTAGCGAATCACCTGCAGCAACGGGCCGAACAGCTCTTCGTCCGGACGCTCGGCCACGGCGGTCACATCAAGAATGCCCGGGGTCAGCAATGCCGACTGCGCCTGCGGCTGAGTCATCTCCAGCAGCGACACCGCGCCATTGGCCAGCAGGTGTTGCTGGGCATCCATCAGTGCTTTCGCCGCGCCAAGGGAAATCACCGAGCCCATGAATGGCGCCGGCTGTTGATCGAACGCACCGACTTCAATCGTCGAGCTGACTTCCACCAGACGCTTGAGCAGGCTATCGCCCCACGCGCCTTGCGGCACCAACAGACGACGGGCACAGGTGCAGCGCTGACCGGCGGAGATGAAGGCCGACTGAATGATCGTGTACACCGCCGCGTCCAGATCAGCCACCTGATCAACCACCAGCGGATTGTTGCCACCCATTTCCAAAGCAAGAATCTTGTCCGGACGCCCGGCGAACTGCTGATGCAGGTGGTTGCCGGTGCGGCTGGAGCCGGTGAAGAACAGACCGTCGATGCTCGGGTTCGCCGCCAGCGCGATGCCGGTTTCGCGAGCACCTTGCAGCAGGTTCAACACACCGGCCGGCAGACCGGCTTCGATCCAGCACTTGACCGTCAGCTCGGCGACTTTCGGCGTCAGTTCGCTTGGCTTGAACAGCACGCTGTTGCCGGCCAGCAGTGCCGGCACAATGTGTCCGTTCGGCAAGTGGCCCGGGAAGTTGTAAGGGCCGAACACTGCAACCACACCGTGCGGCTTGTGGCGCAACACAGCAGTGGCGTCGCCCAGCGGGCCGCTCTTCTCGCCGGTACGCTCGCGGTAGCTCTGCACCGAGATCGCGATCTTGTTGACCATGCTGGTGACTTCAGTCGCGGCTTCCCACAGAGGCTTGCCGGTTTCCTCACCGATGGTGCGGGCCAATTCGTCGCTGTGGTTTTTCAGGGCAGCGGCGAAAGCTTCGAGCACGCTGATACGCTCGTCCAACGAACGCCGCGCCCAGCCCGGAAAGGCCTGACGCGCGGCCTGCACGGCGGACTCGACCTGAGCGGCGGTGGCGCCCTCCCCCGACCACAGCACTTGCTGGGTCACTGGGTTCAGCGACTGAAAGGCTTCGCCTTGACCGGCCAGCCATTCACCTGCGATGTATAGCGAATTCATTATTTCGACTCCCGAGCAGCAGACAACGCCACGGCGCGCACTTGATCGCCGGCGTTGAGTTGAAGACGTTTGGCGGTCTGCGGATCGACCACCAGCGTGCCAGCGGCCAGACGGGCCGGCGCAGCTGTGATGCGGCAATCTTCGCGCTTGCGGTTATGGATGATGAACGGCGTGGCGTCATCGCCCGGCGTACCGATCGCCAGCACCAGCGCTTCGCTGTCGCGGACTGCGCGGATTTTGCTGGTTTCGCACTCGATGGCCGGGCCGGCGTCGAAGATATCGACATAGCCTTGATAGCTGAAACCTTCACTTTTGAGCATCGCCAGCGCCGGCTCGGTGTCCGGGTGCACCTGGCCGATGACGTTGCGCGCATCCGGTGATAGGAAGCAGGTGTACAGCGGGAATTTCGGCATCAGTTCGGCGATGAACGCTTTGTTGCCAACCCCGGTCAGGTAATCGGCCTGGCTGAATTCCATCTTGAAGAAGTGCCGGCCCAGGCTCTCCCAGAACGGCGAACGCCCGGCCTCGTCGGAGACACCGCGCATCTCGGCGATGATCTTGTTGCCGAACAGCTCAGGGAACTCGGCGATGAACAGCATGCGCGCCTTGGACAGCATGCGACCGTTCAGACCGGTGCGGTAATCGGCGTGCAGGAACAGCGAGCACAGCTCGGAATTGCCGGTCAGGTCGTTGGCGAGGAACAGCGTCGGAATCTCGCGATAGATGTTCAACTCTTGCGAGGCGCTGACGGTCAGGCCAACGCGGAAGTTGTACCACGGCTCACGCAGACCGACCGCGCCAGCGATGGCGGAAATCCCCACCACGCGACCGTTGTCGTCTTCGAGCACGAACAGGTAGTCCGCGTCACCACGACCGGCTTCGCCGCGAAAGGTCTTCTCGGCCCAGCCGACCCGATGGGTCAGGCGTTCTTCGTTGGCCGGCAATGTGGTCAGGCCGGTGCCGGTGCTGCGGGCCAGGTCGATCAGCGCGGATAAATCGCTGCTGCGTACGGGACGAACAATCATGCTATCTCCTCAAACGGGCCGCCTTCGCCACCCGTGAAACTCGCTAAGGCGTTAAACCGCCACCAGGCGCACGCTGGCACCTTCACCGACGCCCAGGGCTTCGGCTGCTTCCAGATCCAGGGTCACCGGTTTGCCCGGCGCGTAATCGAGTTCCAGCAGCACCGCGCGGTAATCCTGCAACTGCGCGTTGGCCACCAGATACTGGCGCCCGGCGCCTTTGACCGGCTCGCCGATCTTCACTGGCACCACACGGCTCTGAGCGATCGAACGGATCCCCGAAACACGCGCATGCAGGGTCGGGCCACCGTCGAAAATGTCGATGTAGTGATCGGTCTCGAAGCCTTCGCGCATCAGGATGTCGAAGGTGATCTGCGCACGCGGATGCACCTGGCCCATCGCTTCTTGAGCGGAATCCGGCAGCAGCGGCACGTAGATCGGGTAATGCGGCATCAGCTCGGCGAGGAACGTGCGACTCTTCAGGCCACACAGGCGCTCGGCCTCGGCGTAGTTGAGGTCGAAGAAGTTACGACCGATCGCATCCCAGAACGGCGAGTCGCCGTTCTCGTCGCTGTAGCCGACGATCTCGGTCACCACCGAATCAGCGAAACGCTCCGGGTGGCTGGCGACGAACAGCAGACGGCCACGGGAGTTGAGCTCAGACCACGGCGAACCGACCAGCTCGCGTTGCACGTAGAAACTGGTCAGCAGGCTGTTACCAGTCAGGTCGTGGCATTGCGAGAGCACGTGGATCTTGTTGTGGATCTTCAGCTCGCGGGACGCGTGGACGAAGGTCTCGTTGCGGAAGCTGTAGAACGGCTCCGAGTAACCGGCCGAGGCGACGATCGCCGAGCAGCCGACCAGTTTGCCGGTGGCGGTGTCTTCGAGGACGAAGAAGTAGCTCTCTTCACCGTTGAAGCTCACTTCGGCGGCGAACGAGGCTTCGCTTGCGGCGATCTTGTCGCTCAGGCGTTCCACGTCATCCGGCAAGGAAGTGACACCAATCGGACTGTCCGCAGCCAGACGCTGTACCTCGCCCAGATCAGCCATTTGCGCAGGGCGCATCACCAGCATGGTGTCACTCCTTTTCTCTTATAAAAATCACAGAAAAAACACCGAACATTGTGGGAGCGGGCTTGCTCGCGAATGCGGTGT comes from the Pseudomonas sp. RSB 5.4 genome and includes:
- the astD gene encoding succinylglutamate-semialdehyde dehydrogenase, whose product is MMNSLYIAGEWLAGQGEAFQSLNPVTQQVLWSGEGATAAQVESAVQAARQAFPGWARRSLDERISVLEAFAAALKNHSDELARTIGEETGKPLWEAATEVTSMVNKIAISVQSYRERTGEKSGPLGDATAVLRHKPHGVVAVFGPYNFPGHLPNGHIVPALLAGNSVLFKPSELTPKVAELTVKCWIEAGLPAGVLNLLQGARETGIALAANPSIDGLFFTGSSRTGNHLHQQFAGRPDKILALEMGGNNPLVVDQVADLDAAVYTIIQSAFISAGQRCTCARRLLVPQGAWGDSLLKRLVEVSSTIEVGAFDQQPAPFMGSVISLGAAKALMDAQQHLLANGAVSLLEMTQPQAQSALLTPGILDVTAVAERPDEELFGPLLQVIRYADFAAAIAEANDTAYGLAAGLLSDSEARYQQFWLESRAGIVNWNKQLTGAASSAPFGGVGASGNHRASAYYAADYCAYPVASLETPSLTLPAALTPGVKMV
- a CDS encoding 6,7-dimethyl-8-ribityllumazine synthase, translated to MQPTAIDSKTKHPHGERVAFIQACWHKEIVDQSRKGFVAEMLAQGYQESDIDFFEVGGAFEMPLHAKLLAKTGRYAGIVAAALVVDGGIYRHEFVAQSVVSGLMQVQLETEVPVFSVSLTPHHFHAGEEHQKFFFEHFVHKGQEAARTCADTLQKVRALRRTEPRAVAV
- the astB gene encoding N-succinylarginine dihydrolase: MKSYEVNFDGLVGPTHNYGGLSYGNVASQSNSQQSSNPKEAALQGLAKMKALMEMGFQQGVLAPQERPDVAALRRLGFSGSDAQVIERAAKEAMPLLVASCSASSMWVANAATVSPSADTADGRVHFTAANLNCKYHRSIEHPTTSRVLGAMFADQQHFAHHAALPAVAQFGDEGAANHTRFCREYGEAGVEFFVFGRSAFDTRYPAPQKYPARQTLEASQAVARLHGLRDEGVVYAQQNPAVIDQGVFHNDVIAVGNGEVLFYHEDAFLDTEQMLAELQGKLAKVGGKFQSICVPRSAVTVDDAVRSYLFNSQLLSRPDGSMLLIVPEECRGNERVWNYLQGLTSSGGLIREVKVFDLKQSMQNGGGPACLRLRVALNETELAAVNPGVIMTAPLYGSLTAWVEKHYRDRLSETDLADPQLLLECRTALDELTQILKLGAVYPFQIN
- the astA gene encoding arginine N-succinyltransferase, with amino-acid sequence MIVRPVRSSDLSALIDLARSTGTGLTTLPANEERLTHRVGWAEKTFRGEAGRGDADYLFVLEDDNGRVVGISAIAGAVGLREPWYNFRVGLTVSASQELNIYREIPTLFLANDLTGNSELCSLFLHADYRTGLNGRMLSKARMLFIAEFPELFGNKIIAEMRGVSDEAGRSPFWESLGRHFFKMEFSQADYLTGVGNKAFIAELMPKFPLYTCFLSPDARNVIGQVHPDTEPALAMLKSEGFSYQGYVDIFDAGPAIECETSKIRAVRDSEALVLAIGTPGDDATPFIIHNRKREDCRITAAPARLAAGTLVVDPQTAKRLQLNAGDQVRAVALSAARESK
- the alaS gene encoding alanine--tRNA ligase translates to MKSAEIREAFLRFFEEQGHTRVASSSLIPGNDPTLLFTNAGMNQFKDCFLGQEKRAYTRATSSQKCVRAGGKNSDLENVGYTARHHTFFEMLGNFSFGDYFKHDAITFAWTFLTGVLKLPKEKLWVTVYASDDEAYDIWTKQIGVPVERMIRIGDNKGAPYASDNFWTMGDTGPCGPCTEIFYDHGDHIWGGPPGSPEEDGDRYIEIWNNVFMQFNRTADGVLHPLPAPSVDTGMGLERISAVMQHVNSNYDIDLFKNLLKASADAIGCENGDQSSLKVVSDHIRSCGFLIADGVLPSNEGRGYVLRRIIRRACRHGNKLGATGSFFYKIVAALVAEMGEAFPELQKQQSNIERVLKAEEEQFSKTLEHGLKILEQDLLELKGTVVPGDVVFKLYDTYGFPMDLTADIARERGLTVDEVGFEREMEAQRVRARSASSFGLDYNTLVKVDVATEFTGYTDTSGSAKIVAIYKDGQSVDVLSEGEEAVIVLNQTPFYAESGGQIGDCGFLQAGNARFDVRDTTKTGGAFLHHGVLDSGSLTIGAPVETHVDAEVRHATSLNHSATHLLHAALRQVLGEHVQQKGSLVDSQRLRFDFSHFEAIKPEQIKALEDIVNAEIRKNSAVETEETDIETAKQKGAMALFGEKYGDNVRVLSMGGDFSVELCGGIHANRTGDIGLLKIISEGGVASGVRRIEAVTGAAALAYLNAAEEQLKEAANLVKGSRDNLIDKLSAVLERNRALEKQLEQLQAKAASAAGDDLSNSAVDVKGVKVLAARLDGQDGKALLALVDQLKNKLGRAVILLGSVHEEKVVLVAGVTKDLTGQLKAGDLMKQAAAAVGGKGGGRPDMAQGGGVDAGALDGALALTVPFVEQGL
- the aruF gene encoding arginine/ornithine succinyltransferase subunit alpha, with amino-acid sequence MLVMRPAQMADLGEVQRLAADSPIGVTSLPDDVERLSDKIAASEASFAAEVSFNGEESYFFVLEDTATGKLVGCSAIVASAGYSEPFYSFRNETFVHASRELKIHNKIHVLSQCHDLTGNSLLTSFYVQRELVGSPWSELNSRGRLLFVASHPERFADSVVTEIVGYSDENGDSPFWDAIGRNFFDLNYAEAERLCGLKSRTFLAELMPHYPIYVPLLPDSAQEAMGQVHPRAQITFDILMREGFETDHYIDIFDGGPTLHARVSGIRSIAQSRVVPVKIGEPVKGAGRQYLVANAQLQDYRAVLLELDYAPGKPVTLDLEAAEALGVGEGASVRLVAV
- the astE gene encoding succinylglutamate desuccinylase gives rise to the protein MLALGKLLELTLAGREPAEKTQLTVEGVRMRWLSEGALEVRPPEARDNGLDLLLSAGIHGNETAPIELLDRLLHDIARGDLKPRARILFLFGNPEAIRKGERFVEQDVNRLFNGRHEQTSGSEAIRACELERLAASFFSLADRQRLHYDLHTAIRGSKIEQFALYPWKEGRQHSRRELARLRAAGMEAVLLQNKPSIVFSSYTYDKLGAESFTLELGKARPFGQNEGVDVSRLETRLKQIIEGNEPDLAEEGLDGLQLFSVAREIIKHSDAFRLNLPADIENFSELDVGYVLAEDLANTRWIIEEEGARIIFPNPKVKNGLRAGILIVPATDEHLA
- the ltaE gene encoding low-specificity L-threonine aldolase, with translation MSVIDLRSDTVTQPTPAMLDAMTAAATGDDVYGEDPTVNRLEAELAKRLGFAAALFVPTGTMSNLLGLMAHCERGDEYIVGQQAHTYKYEGGGAAVLGSIQPQPLEVQADGSLDLAHVAAAIKPDDFHFARTRLLALENTMQGKVLPLEYLARARQFTQDHGLQLHLDGARLYNAAVKLGVDAREITRHFDSVSVCLSKGLGAPVGSVLCGTEQLIGKARRLRKMVGGGMRQAGLLAAAGLYALDHNIERLADDHANAQFLAEGLREAGFSVEPVQTNMVYVQMGDQAEALKAFAAERGIKLSAAARLRMVTHMDVSRSQIEQVIATFVEFSRK